From a single bacterium genomic region:
- a CDS encoding M48 family metallopeptidase has translation METIKIKDKKIPYKKVYRKVKYPRLEFKTGNLSVILPENYYGEEQLLEKHKEWVFKKFCFIEETLKEAKKLELKSKVDKKIFTKKVEKIAKEYSSDLTVNVNKIFFRKMKTKWGSCSYDGNLTINKLLMFLPTRFVRYIVFHEVLHRIYRKHNKEFYNIIKKKFKNSDKIEKELFSYWFLLTDRKS, from the coding sequence ATGGAAACGATAAAAATAAAGGATAAAAAAATACCATACAAAAAGGTCTATAGGAAAGTTAAGTATCCTCGTTTAGAATTCAAAACAGGAAATTTATCTGTCATATTACCTGAAAATTATTATGGGGAAGAACAATTGCTGGAAAAACATAAGGAATGGGTTTTTAAAAAATTTTGTTTTATTGAAGAGACATTAAAAGAAGCAAAAAAGTTAGAGTTAAAGTCAAAGGTAGATAAGAAAATTTTTACTAAAAAAGTAGAAAAAATTGCGAAAGAATATTCAAGTGACTTAACTGTCAATGTAAATAAAATATTTTTTAGAAAGATGAAAACAAAATGGGGAAGTTGTAGTTATGATGGGAATTTAACTATCAATAAATTATTGATGTTTCTTCCTACAAGATTTGTTAGGTATATTGTTTTCCATGAAGTACTACATAGAATTTACAGAAAACATAATAAAGAATTTTATAACATAATTAAAAAGAAATTCAAGAATTCAGATAAAATAGAAAAAGAACTTTTTTCATACTGGTTTTTACTTACAGACAGGAAAAGTTAA